DNA sequence from the Methylacidiphilum kamchatkense Kam1 genome:
CCATTTTCTTCAGTGTTGTGGCCTTCGGACCAATGAATTTGATATTGCAGTTGGCACAAATTTCAGCAAAATGAGGATTTTCTGCTAAAAAACCGTATCCTGGATGAATCGCATCGACATCCCCTATTTCTGCAGCACTGATAATCCTATCCATCCTCAAATAACTTTCCGTTGAAGGCCCACTGCCAATACATATCGCTTCGTCTGCCTGTTGAACATGCAGAGACTTCTCATCCGCTTCTGAATAGACAGCCAGAGTCTTTATACCCAGATCACGACAAGCTCGGATAATTCTTAATGCGATTTCACCTCGGTTGGCAATTAAGATCTTATTGAACATTGTTGGGTCCTATCTCTATAGGAAAAGAAGCAGATTAAATTTATCTGAAATATTTCTTTCGAGCAAAGACCAATGCTAATAAAAGAAAAAAACAAGATCAAGATTCAAAAGAATTATTTTTATATTTTTAGCAAACATCTCCCAATCATAATAAACCAGAATACTTTAAGATGCTCAAATCTGATAGCAGCTATCAAAATTTAGTCTCATTCTATGGGTGTCTGCTGCATTTCTCTACTAATGTTTTTTTCTTGAGGCTACAATAAGAACCTGCGTTGCTCCCTTTAAGATATTTTTTTAACTAGGGAAGGACTCTTCTAATTCTTCGCCTACCTGGAATCGAACAAAACGGCGGATGACAATGTTTTCTCCAATCTGAGCAATACGCTGACAGAGAAGATCATTAATAGTGATGCTGGGATCCTTCACGAACGGTTGCTCCAGCAGACAGTTATCAATAAAAAACTTTTCCAGCTTTTCTTGGACAATGCGATCCATATTTTCGTCATTCTCAAGTTTATAAGTGCTGATAATCTTGTTTTTCTCAGCATCTAGGATCGCTTTGGGGACGTCGTTCTTGGAGATGAACTTGGGATTGGCTGCCGCAATTTGAATAGCTATCTCTTTAACAAATTCTTTGAAAGCTGGCGTGCGAGCAACAAAATCAGTTTCACAGTTTACTTCTACTAAGACTCCTATTTTATCGCCAGCATGAATATAGGAAGCAATTACCCCCTCTGGGGTCTGTCTTTCAGATTTCTTCTTTGCTTTGGCCATCCCTTGTTGTCGGAGCCATTTTTCAGCCTCCTCTAGGCTCCCTCCTGAAGCTTCTAAAGCCTTTTTACAATCCATAATACCGGCTCCAGTTTTTTCGCGAAGCTCTTTGACTAAATTGGCAGAAATCGCATTGCTCATATATCTCCTTCTATTAACGACCCCAAAAAAATGAAATCAAACAACAAGAATTAGAGAATGCTTTATTTAAGTGTTGTTCTTATTATTATTATTTTAAATCATTGGGAACTTAATTGGTTGACACAAGCGCTGCTTCTGAAGCCATATTGCCGGAATTTTCCACAGGAAGAGAGAATCCCGCCTCTTTTTTCCCTTCTATTATGGCATTACCAATTTCTTCCAAAATGGTTCGAATAGAACGGATAGAATCATCATTGGCAGGGATTGGATAATCGATGTTTTCAGGGTTCCCATTGGTATCAACAATAGCAACTATAGGTATGTCTAATTTTCTTGCTTCGGATACCGCAATCTCTTCCTTTACCACATCGACTATAACGATGGCCGCAGGAAGCCTTTCCATATCTTTGATCCCATCCAAGCTTCGATGCAGCTTAGCATTCTCTCTTCTCAATTTGGCTACTTCTTTTTTAGGGAGCCTTTCCATTGTGCCACTGGCTTCAAGTTGATCTATCCACTTCATACGCGCAATCGATTTGCGGATAGTCACCATGTTTGTCAATGTTCCCCCAAGCCATCGATAATTCACATAAAAAGAACCGCTTTTCTTAGCTATCTCCTCAATAAGCCCTTGGGCTTGGCGTTTACATCCAACAAAGAGAACCTTACCCCCTTCAAATGATGTTTTTTTCAAAAATCAGCGGCTCTCTTTAAACATTCCATTGTTTTATTTGGGTTTATCAAATGAATACCCCCTTTTAGTCCAAGTAAAAAGGGAGCCATTTTGGGATTCCAACGGTCTTTCCTATGACCAAAATAGGTTCCAGATTTTATAAGATCTTCTAATTCTACCATTTTTCTTTATTGTTATGATTAAATTTTTTATTTTACTTTTATCCTTCTTCATTAGCAACAATTAATTTCGTTGCTAATGATAAAACTAAAAAAAGAGCTCCACGGGTTTTTTTTCAGATATCCTGTAGGATTCCATTAACCCGTAGTCGACAAGGATGGTTTCCTTATCCCTACTCCTCTTATTCCTTTGGCAATTGATACGGTACTGATAGTCAAAACAGATGTCAAGGAATTTGCCAACGTGCTTGCCACTGATAACATTTCCTTCTGCCTCAGGGTCTTATTTATTTACCATCGGACTCACGCTGGGAATGAAGAAACGCTGGGAATGAAGAACTACTGCCCAGGAGCTTAGCCCAACAGCCGTGAAGGCCTAAAATCGATTTTTGAATGAACCTTGGTGAGAGACTAGTCCTAACCTTACAAGCAAAAGAAAAAGATATTCGTCAAGCTCAAACAACCAAGTCTATGTATCTTTTTCACAATTAAAAACTTTTTTATCTATAGAGAAAAAAAAGTTATTGACTCGCCGCTCCAAAATCTCTAGAAAAAAAAGCACAAAATTAAATATTCGAAAGGAGGTGAGAGTGCTGGCTTGTGGGAGAGAATCGATACACTACAAATTGCTACTTTCAATTTTCCTATTATTCTTAACCCATTTCTTTACCCATTCTCTTTTCGGATATTCGTATAAAGACTATCTAAAAACTGAAAATCGTGACCATGCTTATCCTTGGCATAGGAATATCGTTACGACTGTTTTTTGGATTGGAGAAGGAAGAACACCAATCAGCGGAGCTGCTTGCTCTACCAGTGCATGGGACGTTCACTGGAGAAAAAATTATGGTGGACTGGA
Encoded proteins:
- the tsf gene encoding translation elongation factor Ts, whose translation is MSNAISANLVKELREKTGAGIMDCKKALEASGGSLEEAEKWLRQQGMAKAKKKSERQTPEGVIASYIHAGDKIGVLVEVNCETDFVARTPAFKEFVKEIAIQIAAANPKFISKNDVPKAILDAEKNKIISTYKLENDENMDRIVQEKLEKFFIDNCLLEQPFVKDPSITINDLLCQRIAQIGENIVIRRFVRFQVGEELEESFPS